The following nucleotide sequence is from Pseudarthrobacter psychrotolerans.
TTCTACACGCGGGGCAAGGTGGTGACGACGCGCTGGCCCGATCCTGCCACGTCCGTCATCGACCTCGGCTTCCCGCAGGTGGACTAGGAAGTAGCTGGACGAGCCAACTGCCCGGAAGCTAGCCGTTCATGATGTCGGAGCGGCGCTTCATGTAGTCCTCCATGGCCAGCTCGCCGTTGCTGTACTGCTGGTCAAGTTCGGCCAGTTTCCGGGCACGGTATCCCTGCGGGCCCGACGGCGGCAGGGGAATGGCGGGGGCGGCAGGCTGCTGCGGTGCTTCCGCGCGCTGATCGGGCACCGGCTGACCATTGGCTTGCGGCTGGCCGTACGGCGGGAACTGCTGGTCTGCAGATGGAATCGGCTGCATGGGCGGCAACGGCTGGCTCGGCGGCAGAGGCTGTGGGCTCATGACCTGGCGGAAGCCGCCACTCATGTAATCCTGCTGCGTGTAGCCGTCACGGGGCTGTTTGTTCTGCTGTCCGGGGTACTGTTCGCTGCCGGGGAACTGCTCGGGGTAGCGTCCGGAAAAGCTCTGCTCCTGGTTCCGTTTGTTGACGGACTTCCGGTACATCCGCATCGCCATCGGTATCACGAACGACAGAATGATGATCCAGAAAAACATGCTGTTCACGGTGTAGCGCCTCTCATATGTGTCCTTCCAGCTTAGCCCCGGAGCCCACACGCGCGGCCGGGATCCCCAGGTAGGCCCCATACCGGTCCACGGCATCCTGCGCGGCGTCGTCCAGCGCCGGGCCCGCAGCAGCGAACAAGCGGATGTCCAGCTCACAGCGGCCGGCGGACATGGTGTGCCGCCAAGAGCCGGCCATCCGCCCGTCCAGCAGCACCACATGCATGGGCGCCCCGGCAACCGGGAACGCCGGCGCGCTGCCACCCAGATAGTGCCGGGTGGCTGAATATCCCATCACGTATTCGTCGTAGCACTGGATCAGGTCGAGCCGCGGTCCGGACGCCGGTCCGGCCCCGCCGCTGCCGTCCGCACCGGCGTCGAAATAATGCACGACGCCGTCAATCACCGAGGTTGCCAGGGTTTCGGGAGCTGCCGCCAGACACTGTTGGAGGCCGAGCCGGACGTCGGCCATGGTGAGCCCGGACCAATCGGCGCAGTCCTTGACCGTGGCCGGGCCGCGGCTGGTGAAGTAGCGCCGGACCAGCTCACTGAGGGCTTCGGCCCGGGTCGGCGGCAGTGCGGGGCCGGGAGGCACCCGCTCGTCAAAGAGGGCGTAGGTGTGCTTCAGGGCACTGCCAGGACTGCGCACCGGCGACCCGCTGGCCAGGATCCCGCTGATCTCGGCGTGCATGATCACGTAGGCCAGCCCGAAGCCGGTGGCCGCGAACCCTTCGTCCCGAAGCCGCGCAGCCAGCTGTTCCCGGGTCAGGTGGTGCCCGCCCCGGACGGCTTCGGCCAGGACCTGCCCGCTCCGGCCGGCGGCGGCCGCATCAATCCCGGTCCGCCGGTACATGCCCGCGTTGCCCTGGTGAAGCCGCGGCGCGGACAAGGCCGTCAGCCAGCGAAGATCCGCCCGGTGCACAAAATGCCAGGTGGGCCTCAGGATATGCGTGCGGAGGATGTGCCCGTCGGACACCGACTGCTCAACCTCCGTGGCTGTGGCCACCTCAGCAGCGGCAGCAACACGATGAGACGCCGCCCCGGAGGCAGCTCCGGAAAAGCCGGTCCGTTGCGCCAGGCTCCAGCGGGCGTAGGGGAACTCCTGGGCCTGGACAGCCAGCAGGTGCCGGACAGCGTCCTCGGCAGACGCCAAGCCGGGCCCGCGCAGTCGTTGGGCGTGAAGCCGCCGCCGCACCACCTCAGCCGGATTCATGGCCGCCTGCGTCACCGTGCGCCCGCGTCACGCCGCACCCGGCTGTCTCTAGCGCCGGGCGTCGGTGGTGCCCAGCGGACCCTCGCCGGAACCCAACGGAACGCCGGGGCCGAACACAGGTCCCGGCGTCGGACGTTTTGCGGTGATTCCGTCGCCGGAAGAGCGGTGGCGCACCCGCCGCACCACCCACGGAACAAAGTACTCGCGGGCCCACACCAGGTCTTCGGAGCGGGCTGCGCGCCACGTGCGGGCGGGCAAAGGCTTGGGCCGGAGCGGCTCGAGCGTGTGGTTCACGTTCAGCGATTCCAGCACCATGGCCGCGATGGTGTGGTGCCCCAGCGGCGAAAAATGCAGGCGGTCCTCGTCCCACATCTGCGGATCGTTCAGCTGCTTGAGCGACCACATGTCGGCGATGATGGCATCATGGCGGGCGGCCACGGTGCGCAGGTTCTCGTTGTAGATCGCCACCTTGCTCCGGATCCGTCCCAGGACCGAGGAACCGGTATCCGGACCGTTGAACAGCACCACCGTGGCGCCGCCCATGGACAGGATCTGGACCACAGAATCAAGTTTTTCGGCGAGGGCGTCGGGGTCTCCGCCGGGCCTGATGAGATCGTTGCCGCCGGCGGAGAGTGTTACCAGGTCCGGCTTCAGCGCCAGGCACGGAGCAAGCTGCTGGTCCACGATCTGCTGCAGGAGCCGGCCGCGGACGGCCAGGTTCGCGTAGGCGAAGTCCGACTGGCTCCGGCCCAGTTCCTCGGCCACCCGGTCCGCCCAGCCGCGGAAGCCGCCGGGGCTCGTTGGTTCCGGGTCGCCGATGCCCTCCGTGAACGAATCTCCCATCGCTACATAACGGCTCCAGGGGTGAGCCGCCGTGGCCGTGGGCGGACTCTGCATGGCTTTTGCGTCATTCACGGTCCTATCCTGCCTCCTCCCTCACAAGCTACGCCACCGTAGGTAGTTACCCCCGGGTAACTGTAAGAATGGAAACCATGACTGACGCCCAAGTATTTCCCGCCCCTGTTGTTCTGTGGTCCCGGCCGGACGACCAGCGCGCCGGAAAGCCGCTGCTGGTGCTGCTGCACGGCTACGGCGCCAACGAGCAGGACCTCCTGAGCCTTGCGGACATGCTTCCCGAAGATTTTGTGGTTGCCTCACTCCGGGCGCCCCTGGCCACGGGTCCCGGTTTTATGTGGTTCCCCCTGACGGCCTCCATCGAATACACGCTCGACGCCGTCAAGGCGGCAGCCGTCTATGTGGAGGACTGGATCGACACCGTCAAAGCCGACCATCCGACGGTGACGCTGCTCGGCTTTTCCATGGGAATGGCCATGGCCACCACGCTGCTCCGGCAGCGCCCCGCTGACTACGCCGCCGTCGTCGGGCTTTCCGGCTTTGTGGTCAACGCGGACGGTGACCCCAGCTTCAAGGATGGCGAACTGGACGGCACAGTGCCGCTCTTCTGGGGCCGGGACCAGCAGGACCCCGTGATCACCGCCGACAAGATCGACTACACCATGGGCTGGGTGCGTGGGCACGTCAAGCTCACCAAGGTGCTCTACACGGGCATGTGGCATGGCATCAACCAGCAGGAAATCGGCCACGTTTCCGAGTTCCTTACGCACGAGGTGCTGTACAAGTAGAACGCACGACGGCGGCCGGCGGCACAGTGCCGCCGGCCGCTTACGCTGTCCTCGCCGGCCCAGGCTTAGCCTCGATCCACCGGTCGGGTTGAGGTTGTAGCGGCGGTTTAAACGGAGAATGCCTGTCGGATCGGGAAAAATGGGGTTTGTCTAGAACTCCGTTTGGCCAATCCGAGAGGCATCTCGTAAGTGCAACTTTTCCATAGATCCACGCGCGTGTCAGCCGCGTTCGATGATTCCAACCTCGTGTCGGCCGCAGGTCTGGTCCCGGCGATGGCGCTGGCGGTGAAAACCTGCCTTGGCGAACTCGCTGATCAGTGGCTGACGCTGCCCGGATACTTCGGCGCGAATGCGGGGTTGAAGGTCACCGCGCTGGTCGCGGGCATGGTCGCTGGGGCCGATTCCATCGATGACATGGCCTTGTTGCGTCACGGCGGGATGAAGAAACTTTTCGCCGGTGCATATGCCCCGTCGACTTTGGGATCGTTCCTGCGCTCGTTCACCTTCGGCCATGTCCGCCAGCTCGACGCCCTCGCCGCACGGTGGCTGGTGAACGTGGCCGCCGTGGCCCCGATCACCTCCGGTATCGATGATTACGCTCTGGTCGATATCGACGACACCATCAAGGAAGTCCACGGCTACCGGAAACAGGGTTCCGGCTACGGTTACTCCGGGGTCCGGGGATTGAACGCGCTGATCGGGATCCTCTCGACCGCGACCGCGGCGCCGGTCATCATCGGCGCGAGGCTGCGCAAGGGAAGCTCCGGCTCCCCGCGCGGGGCGGGGAAGTTCATCGCTGACATCCTTGCCACCGTCAAACGGCTGCGCGGCAAGGATGCCACCGGGCTGGTGCTGCTGCGTGCCGACAGTGCCTTCTACGGCCACCCGGTCGTCGCCGCTGCCCACCGCGCAGGCGCGAAAGTGTCCATTACCGCCCGGATGGACCCGGCCGTCAAACGCGCCATCGCCACCATCAACGAGCACGCCTGGACCACCATCGAGTACACCGACGCGGTCCGCGATGAAACCACCGGGGCCTGGATTTCCTCGGCGGAAGTCGCCGAAACCGCCTTCACCGCCTTCGTGGGCCGGAAGAAAGCCGAACGCATCCACGGGCGCCTGGTCGTGCGGCGGATCCCGGAACTGAACGCCAAAGCAGGCGCAGGGCAACAGACCCTGTTCGACACCCACCGCTTCCACGCCTTCTTCACCACCAGCGCCCTGGACACCGTCACCGCAGACAAAACCCACCGCCAGCACGCCATCATCGAGCAGATTAACGCGGACCTCAAAGACAGTGCCCTGGCGCACCTGCCCTCGGGAAAGTTCACCGCCAACGCAGCCTGGCTGGTCCTGGCGAGCATCGCATTCAACCTCTCGCGCGCCATCGGCACTCTTGCCGGCCCTGACCTGGGCAAAGCACGCAGCGGAACCATCCGCCGAAAACTCATCACCGTCCCCGCCAGGATCGCGACCTCGGCACGGAAAATCGTCCTGCACCTGCCCGCTCACTGGCCCTGGGAAACCAGCTGGTCACGCCTCTTCGAAGCGGCCTGCGGGCCACCACGTACTGCCACCATCTGACCACCCAGCCGATCCGGCGCAACCAGGACCACGGAACACCACCGGCAGCAAGGCCGGCAACCCCCTCATGCCCATCGACCAAACCGGACCAAGATCAGAACGACCCCACCCAATCAAACCCCGACCGGTGGATCGAGGCTTAGTCAGCCTGCTAAATCAGGCCTCCGGGGCCACGACCTTAACGGTCTGCGCGTTGACGTTGACCGTGTCGCCGTTGTGCAGCTGGCGTCCGCGGCGGTCCTCGATCGCGCCGTTGACCTTGACGAGGCCGTTTTTGATCAGCTCAGCGGCTTCTACGCCGTCCTCCACCAGGCTGGCGAGCTTCAGGAGCTGGCCAAGACGGATCATGCTGTCGCGGATGGGGATCTCTTGAATGTCCTGGTTGCTCATACAAGTAATAATGCCTGACGTAAGGTGAATCCAATGACCCACACCCCCCGGCTGCCGCGGTTCGCGGGGCTCCCGCTGGCCGTCGGCGCGGGACTGGCCATTCCCGTCCAGGGCCGGATCAACGGCGCCCTCGGCGTCCGGCTCGACGACGGCATCGCCGCGGCCGTGGTGGGTTTCAGTACCGGCCTGGTGGTGATGATCCTGATCTCCCTGATCCTGCCCAGCGGCCGCGCCGGTCTCGCCAGGATCCTGCCGGCGGTCCGGACCCGGGTCTTCCCGCCGTCGTACGTCCTGGCCGGCGGAATCGGTGCCCTCTTTGTCTTCTCGCAGTCCTTCACCGTGGGCATCCTGGGCGTGGCCCTGTTTACCGTCGCCGCCGTGACCGGGCAGACCCTGAGCGGGCTGCTGGTGGACCGGCTGGGCATCGGACCAGCAGGAAAGAGGGCCGTGACTCCCATGCGGATCATCGGCTGC
It contains:
- a CDS encoding winged helix DNA-binding domain-containing protein, with translation MNPAEVVRRRLHAQRLRGPGLASAEDAVRHLLAVQAQEFPYARWSLAQRTGFSGAASGAASHRVAAAAEVATATEVEQSVSDGHILRTHILRPTWHFVHRADLRWLTALSAPRLHQGNAGMYRRTGIDAAAAGRSGQVLAEAVRGGHHLTREQLAARLRDEGFAATGFGLAYVIMHAEISGILASGSPVRSPGSALKHTYALFDERVPPGPALPPTRAEALSELVRRYFTSRGPATVKDCADWSGLTMADVRLGLQQCLAAAPETLATSVIDGVVHYFDAGADGSGGAGPASGPRLDLIQCYDEYVMGYSATRHYLGGSAPAFPVAGAPMHVVLLDGRMAGSWRHTMSAGRCELDIRLFAAAGPALDDAAQDAVDRYGAYLGIPAARVGSGAKLEGHI
- a CDS encoding SGNH/GDSL hydrolase family protein, whose protein sequence is MQSPPTATAAHPWSRYVAMGDSFTEGIGDPEPTSPGGFRGWADRVAEELGRSQSDFAYANLAVRGRLLQQIVDQQLAPCLALKPDLVTLSAGGNDLIRPGGDPDALAEKLDSVVQILSMGGATVVLFNGPDTGSSVLGRIRSKVAIYNENLRTVAARHDAIIADMWSLKQLNDPQMWDEDRLHFSPLGHHTIAAMVLESLNVNHTLEPLRPKPLPARTWRAARSEDLVWAREYFVPWVVRRVRHRSSGDGITAKRPTPGPVFGPGVPLGSGEGPLGTTDARR
- a CDS encoding phospholipase, translating into MTDAQVFPAPVVLWSRPDDQRAGKPLLVLLHGYGANEQDLLSLADMLPEDFVVASLRAPLATGPGFMWFPLTASIEYTLDAVKAAAVYVEDWIDTVKADHPTVTLLGFSMGMAMATTLLRQRPADYAAVVGLSGFVVNADGDPSFKDGELDGTVPLFWGRDQQDPVITADKIDYTMGWVRGHVKLTKVLYTGMWHGINQQEIGHVSEFLTHEVLYK
- a CDS encoding IS1380 family transposase, with translation MQLFHRSTRVSAAFDDSNLVSAAGLVPAMALAVKTCLGELADQWLTLPGYFGANAGLKVTALVAGMVAGADSIDDMALLRHGGMKKLFAGAYAPSTLGSFLRSFTFGHVRQLDALAARWLVNVAAVAPITSGIDDYALVDIDDTIKEVHGYRKQGSGYGYSGVRGLNALIGILSTATAAPVIIGARLRKGSSGSPRGAGKFIADILATVKRLRGKDATGLVLLRADSAFYGHPVVAAAHRAGAKVSITARMDPAVKRAIATINEHAWTTIEYTDAVRDETTGAWISSAEVAETAFTAFVGRKKAERIHGRLVVRRIPELNAKAGAGQQTLFDTHRFHAFFTTSALDTVTADKTHRQHAIIEQINADLKDSALAHLPSGKFTANAAWLVLASIAFNLSRAIGTLAGPDLGKARSGTIRRKLITVPARIATSARKIVLHLPAHWPWETSWSRLFEAACGPPRTATI
- a CDS encoding RNA-binding S4 domain-containing protein — protein: MSNQDIQEIPIRDSMIRLGQLLKLASLVEDGVEAAELIKNGLVKVNGAIEDRRGRQLHNGDTVNVNAQTVKVVAPEA